A single window of Microbispora hainanensis DNA harbors:
- a CDS encoding LysR family substrate-binding domain-containing protein, which translates to MCRSAGFEPRLGRQAIEWQTVCALVEAGLGVSLAPASIRRIRLKGVAYRRIEPNDARTAVAAAWRRDDRNPLVTRFLEVARGEIPTGRSEADP; encoded by the coding sequence GTGTGCCGCAGCGCGGGTTTCGAACCCCGCCTCGGCCGGCAGGCGATCGAATGGCAGACGGTCTGCGCGCTCGTCGAGGCAGGACTGGGAGTGTCGCTCGCCCCGGCGAGCATCCGCCGGATCCGCCTCAAAGGTGTCGCCTACCGCCGGATCGAGCCGAACGACGCACGCACCGCCGTCGCGGCGGCCTGGCGTCGCGACGACCGGAACCCCCTGGTCACAAGATTCCTCGAGGTCGCCCGCGGCGAAATCCCGACCGGCCGGAGCGAGGCCGACCCGTGA
- a CDS encoding RidA family protein: MIMSGSTFEEEIGYARAVIDGDWVHVSGTTGFDYATMTISADVVEQAEQCLRNVESALAEAGCSFADVVRVRYLLPDRADFAPCWPTLRRCFGDVRPAATMLVCGLSDPRMKFEMEVCARRPAAPRPAAAAR, from the coding sequence ATGATCATGAGTGGATCCACCTTCGAAGAGGAGATCGGCTACGCGCGGGCGGTGATCGACGGCGACTGGGTGCACGTGTCCGGGACGACCGGGTTCGACTACGCGACCATGACGATCTCCGCCGACGTGGTCGAGCAGGCCGAGCAGTGCCTGCGCAACGTCGAATCGGCGCTGGCCGAGGCGGGTTGCTCGTTCGCCGACGTCGTCCGGGTCAGATATCTGCTGCCCGACCGTGCGGACTTCGCGCCGTGCTGGCCGACCCTGCGCCGCTGCTTCGGCGACGTCCGCCCAGCCGCGACGATGCTCGTGTGCGGACTCTCCGATCCCCGCATGAAGTTCGAGATGGAGGTCTGCGCACGACGGCCCGCAGCGCCGAGGCCCGCGGCCGCTGCTCGCTGA
- a CDS encoding hemerythrin domain-containing protein, whose amino-acid sequence MRRRSSALTEVREAPSLQERKTATRVLVEHHEVLRGLLRELAETPRSEPGRRRALTDELFDELWMHERIEEDVFYPAVRDITPAIAAAWSEHRQLTDQLAALVRADPSSERFDRELGVLHDVLVSHAHLDEELRMFPEVERFADEELLVDVGDSLQTRLDQLRSSQRIRAFLRLERALLRRTAR is encoded by the coding sequence GTGAGGAGAAGGTCATCGGCGCTCACGGAGGTGCGTGAGGCGCCCTCCCTGCAGGAGCGGAAGACGGCGACGCGGGTGCTCGTGGAGCACCACGAGGTGCTGCGCGGCCTCCTGCGGGAGCTGGCGGAGACGCCGCGCTCCGAGCCCGGACGGCGGCGGGCGCTCACCGACGAGCTGTTCGACGAGCTGTGGATGCACGAACGGATCGAGGAGGACGTCTTCTATCCCGCCGTGCGCGACATCACTCCGGCCATCGCGGCGGCGTGGTCCGAGCACCGCCAACTCACCGACCAGCTCGCGGCGCTCGTGCGGGCCGACCCGAGCAGCGAGCGGTTCGACCGGGAGCTGGGCGTGCTGCACGACGTGCTGGTGTCACACGCCCACCTGGACGAGGAACTCCGGATGTTCCCCGAGGTCGAGCGCTTCGCGGACGAGGAACTGCTCGTCGACGTGGGCGACAGCCTCCAGACCCGCCTGGACCAACTGCGCTCGTCACAGCGCATCCGCGCGTTCCTCCGCCTGGAGCGGGCGCTGCTGCGCCGTACGGCCCGATAG
- a CDS encoding Rieske 2Fe-2S domain-containing protein: MAQRTLDRLLNAIEGDGRLDRPGHRLEQGLGFAENLLGVTQGRARGLLHGVWLGHPLHPALTDIPIGSWTTALVLDLTGQKRAARTAVGVGIAGALAAMATGLHDWQYTHDNARRIGMVHGALNTVALGLYGWSWLQRGRGHHLRGRLATLLGYPLIMASGFLGGTLVFRHRIGVDQSVGQHEPRRFTRVLAERDLADGSPRRVRAGDVEVVLVRADGRIHALENACPHLRGPLSDGWLRDGALTCPWHGSQFELSSGESLNGPATAPAPCFQTRVRHGWIEVRRAPVVATAPPGSALVHQQEVQP, from the coding sequence ATGGCTCAGCGCACACTGGACCGGTTGCTGAACGCGATCGAAGGCGACGGCCGCCTCGACCGGCCCGGTCATCGGCTGGAACAAGGCCTCGGCTTCGCCGAGAACCTTCTCGGGGTCACCCAAGGCCGCGCCCGCGGCCTCCTGCACGGCGTCTGGCTGGGGCACCCGCTCCACCCGGCGCTCACCGACATCCCGATCGGGTCCTGGACGACGGCGCTGGTCCTGGACCTCACCGGGCAGAAGCGCGCGGCGCGCACGGCCGTGGGAGTCGGCATCGCGGGTGCGCTGGCCGCGATGGCGACCGGCCTGCACGACTGGCAGTACACGCACGACAACGCCCGGCGCATCGGCATGGTCCACGGCGCGCTCAACACGGTCGCCCTCGGCCTGTACGGCTGGTCGTGGCTGCAGCGGGGCCGGGGACACCACCTGCGGGGACGGCTCGCCACCCTGCTCGGCTATCCCCTGATCATGGCCAGCGGGTTCCTGGGCGGCACGCTCGTCTTCCGCCACCGGATCGGGGTCGACCAGAGCGTCGGGCAGCACGAACCACGTCGCTTCACCCGCGTGCTGGCCGAGCGCGACCTGGCCGACGGCAGCCCCCGCCGGGTGCGGGCGGGCGACGTGGAGGTCGTCCTGGTCCGCGCGGACGGCCGCATCCACGCCCTGGAGAACGCCTGCCCGCACCTGCGCGGCCCGCTGTCGGACGGCTGGCTCCGGGACGGCGCCCTCACCTGTCCCTGGCACGGCAGCCAGTTCGAGCTGTCCAGCGGGGAGAGCCTGAACGGCCCGGCCACCGCACCGGCGCCGTGCTTCCAGACCCGCGTACGCCACGGGTGGATCGAGGTGCGCCGCGCGCCGGTCGTGGCCACCGCGCCGCCCGGCAGCGCGCTGGTCCACCAGCAGGAGGTGCAGCCGTGA
- a CDS encoding zinc-dependent alcohol dehydrogenase family protein, translating to MRAVVMYAPGDVRVEQREDPEILAPTDAIIRLPATCVCGSDLWPYRGVEKRDGPVPMGHEYAGVVEEIGDEVTSVEPGQFVVGSFFASDNTCEICRAGYQSRCVNAVPMASIGTQAQRARVPLADGTLVATPGMPRADLIPDLLAASDVLGTGWFAAVAAEAGPGKTVAVVGDGAVGLLGVLAAKQLGAERIVAFSRHADRQRLAVEFGATDIVTERGDEGVAKIKEMTGGLGAHSVIEAVGTQESMMQAVRSTRPGGHIGYVGVAHGVALPGLELFYAAVHLHGGPAPVRRFLPDLIRLIWDRTIRPGRVFDLELPLEQAAEGYRAMDERRAVKVLLRP from the coding sequence ATGCGAGCCGTAGTGATGTACGCCCCCGGGGACGTCCGGGTGGAGCAGCGCGAGGACCCGGAGATCCTCGCGCCGACCGACGCGATCATCCGGCTGCCCGCGACCTGCGTCTGCGGCTCGGACCTGTGGCCCTACCGCGGCGTCGAGAAGCGCGACGGGCCGGTCCCGATGGGCCACGAGTACGCCGGCGTGGTCGAGGAGATCGGCGACGAGGTCACGTCGGTCGAGCCGGGCCAGTTCGTGGTCGGCTCGTTCTTCGCCTCCGACAACACCTGCGAGATCTGCCGGGCCGGCTACCAGTCCCGCTGCGTCAACGCGGTGCCGATGGCCTCCATCGGCACGCAGGCGCAGCGGGCCCGCGTTCCCCTGGCCGACGGCACCCTGGTCGCCACCCCCGGCATGCCCCGGGCGGACCTGATCCCGGATCTGCTGGCCGCCTCCGACGTGCTGGGCACCGGCTGGTTCGCGGCGGTCGCCGCGGAAGCGGGCCCCGGCAAGACCGTCGCGGTCGTCGGCGACGGCGCCGTCGGCCTGCTCGGCGTGCTGGCCGCCAAGCAGCTCGGCGCGGAGCGGATCGTCGCCTTCAGCCGGCACGCCGACCGGCAGAGGCTCGCCGTCGAGTTCGGCGCCACCGACATCGTCACCGAACGCGGCGACGAGGGCGTGGCCAAGATCAAGGAAATGACCGGCGGGCTGGGCGCGCACTCGGTCATCGAAGCGGTCGGCACCCAGGAGTCGATGATGCAGGCCGTCCGCTCCACTCGCCCCGGCGGGCACATCGGCTACGTCGGGGTCGCCCACGGCGTCGCGCTGCCCGGCCTGGAGCTGTTCTACGCCGCCGTGCACCTGCACGGCGGCCCGGCCCCGGTGCGCCGTTTCCTGCCCGACCTCATCCGGCTGATCTGGGACCGCACGATCAGGCCCGGCAGGGTCTTCGACCTCGAACTGCCGCTGGAGCAGGCCGCCGAAGGCTACCGGGCCATGGACGAGCGCCGGGCCGTCAAGGTGCTGCTGCGCCCCTGA
- a CDS encoding electron transfer flavoprotein subunit alpha/FixB family protein, with protein MSEILVLVEHVDGDVKKVTLELLTLARSLGTPAAVWAGPGYSDAAKARLAEYGAEKIYVANADEIGDYVAAPKAEVLAHLVTERSPAAVFVAATGEGKEIAGRLAIKTDSGVISDAVGVGEGFVAEQSIFGGGVNVHSRVTKGTPIITVRPNSTAPVAAPAAGAEEKVEVALSDAARAARIVERVVQEKGARPELTEAAIVVSGGRGVGSGENFAIIEKLADALGAAVGASRAATDAGWYPHQFQVGQTGKTVSPQLYIAAGISGAIQHRAGMQTSKTIVVINKDAEAPLFEIADFGVVGDLFQVVPQLTEEIEKRK; from the coding sequence ATGAGTGAGATTCTGGTTCTCGTCGAGCACGTCGACGGTGACGTCAAGAAGGTCACCCTCGAACTGCTGACCCTGGCCCGGTCGCTGGGCACCCCCGCCGCCGTGTGGGCAGGCCCCGGCTACTCCGACGCCGCGAAGGCCAGGCTCGCCGAGTATGGCGCCGAGAAGATCTACGTGGCGAACGCCGACGAGATCGGCGACTACGTGGCGGCCCCCAAGGCCGAGGTGCTGGCGCACCTGGTGACCGAGCGGTCCCCGGCAGCCGTCTTCGTCGCCGCGACCGGTGAGGGCAAGGAGATCGCCGGCCGCCTGGCGATCAAGACGGACTCCGGTGTGATCTCCGACGCGGTGGGCGTCGGCGAGGGCTTCGTCGCCGAGCAGTCCATCTTCGGCGGCGGCGTCAACGTCCACAGCCGCGTGACCAAGGGCACGCCGATCATCACGGTCCGCCCGAACAGCACCGCCCCCGTCGCCGCCCCCGCGGCCGGCGCCGAGGAGAAGGTGGAGGTCGCGCTGTCGGACGCCGCCCGCGCGGCCAGGATCGTCGAGCGGGTCGTCCAGGAGAAGGGCGCCCGTCCGGAGCTGACCGAGGCCGCGATCGTGGTCTCCGGCGGCCGGGGCGTGGGCTCGGGCGAGAACTTCGCGATCATCGAGAAGCTCGCCGACGCGCTCGGCGCGGCGGTGGGCGCCTCGCGGGCCGCGACCGACGCGGGCTGGTATCCGCACCAGTTCCAGGTCGGGCAGACGGGCAAGACCGTCTCCCCGCAGCTCTACATCGCGGCCGGCATCTCCGGAGCCATCCAGCACCGGGCCGGCATGCAGACCTCCAAGACCATCGTCGTGATCAACAAGGACGCCGAGGCGCCCCTGTTCGAGATCGCCGACTTCGGTGTCGTGGGCGACCTGTTCCAGGTCGTCCCGCAGCTCACCGAGGAGATCGAGAAGCGCAAGTGA
- the mnmA gene encoding tRNA 2-thiouridine(34) synthase MnmA — MGSTRKLRVLAAMSGGVDSAVAAARIAEAGHDVTGVHLALSSNPQSYRTGARGCCTLEDARDARRAADVIGIPFYVWDMAERFHRDVVDDFVSEYAAGRTPNPCLRCNEKIKFEAVLDRALALGFDAVATGHHARLEDGVLRRSVDDAKDQSYVLGVLTREQLAHAIFPLGGSTKAQVREEAARRGLTVADKPDSHDICFIADGDTRAFLAERLGAAEGPIVDALTGRVVGSHQGAYGFTIGQRKGLHIDQPAADGRPRYVLSIEPVSNTVTVGPRSSLEVTSIVGERPVWNGRLPEPLAPITCTVQLRAHGEVYGCRAQVSGGELHIQLDRPATGVAAGQGAVLYDGDAVIGSATIASAV; from the coding sequence ATGGGTTCCACACGAAAGCTTCGCGTCCTCGCGGCCATGTCCGGCGGGGTCGACTCCGCGGTGGCCGCCGCTCGGATCGCCGAGGCGGGGCACGACGTGACCGGCGTCCATCTGGCGCTGTCGTCCAACCCGCAGTCCTATCGCACCGGCGCGCGCGGGTGCTGCACCCTGGAGGACGCCCGCGACGCGCGCCGGGCGGCCGACGTCATCGGCATCCCCTTCTACGTGTGGGACATGGCGGAACGCTTCCATCGCGACGTGGTCGACGACTTCGTCAGCGAGTACGCCGCCGGGCGCACCCCCAACCCCTGCCTGCGCTGCAACGAGAAGATCAAGTTCGAGGCGGTGCTCGACCGGGCGCTCGCGCTCGGCTTCGACGCCGTCGCCACCGGCCACCACGCGCGGCTGGAGGACGGCGTGCTGCGGCGCAGCGTCGACGACGCCAAGGACCAGTCGTACGTGCTGGGCGTGCTCACCCGCGAGCAGCTCGCGCACGCGATCTTCCCGCTGGGCGGCTCGACCAAGGCGCAGGTGCGCGAGGAGGCGGCGCGGCGCGGGCTGACCGTCGCCGACAAGCCCGACAGCCACGACATCTGCTTCATCGCCGACGGCGACACCCGGGCGTTCCTCGCCGAGCGGCTCGGCGCGGCCGAGGGGCCGATCGTCGACGCGCTCACCGGCCGGGTGGTCGGCAGCCACCAGGGGGCGTACGGCTTCACGATCGGGCAGCGCAAGGGCCTGCACATCGACCAGCCGGCCGCCGACGGCAGGCCCCGTTACGTGCTGTCGATCGAGCCGGTGTCCAACACGGTCACCGTCGGGCCGCGTTCCTCCCTGGAGGTGACCTCCATCGTGGGGGAGCGGCCGGTGTGGAACGGGCGGCTGCCGGAGCCGCTCGCCCCGATCACCTGCACGGTGCAGCTTCGGGCGCACGGCGAGGTGTACGGCTGCCGTGCCCAGGTGTCCGGCGGCGAGCTGCACATCCAGCTCGACCGCCCGGCGACCGGCGTCGCGGCGGGTCAGGGGGCCGTTCTGTACGACGGGGATGCCGTCATCGGCTCCGCCACGATCGCCTCGGCTGTCTGA
- a CDS encoding MFS transporter: MTRALRKARHGAVLTFVLAGLMCGTFTVRLPALADRLHLPESAVGLTLLSWGIGALLTMQLMRVVLARIGSRGVLRAAAPLCAASLVLVAFAPSFPVLALAAALFGMAFGAVDVGMNAQGSAVERAYGRPVMSGMHAGWCVGAISAGLVGTAAIALGLSLTAHILVVALLSVPAALALSRMHLPDPAPEAGEAGRSSSRPRRRLPGVVYLLGAVTFAGFMAEGVVADWNGLYLMDTLHASEAVAALGYPVFEAGMLLARLAGDRLRGRYGARGLIMFSGAATALAFLAVIAAPVTMAAVAGLFFIGLSVATISPMALSLAGTATREPGPAIAQASAMGYAGLLLGPVVIGFLSSAASLRVAMGVAVVLGVVIAVAARLLPASRTEIIPLPVRPAREETDEEVRLRAAA; this comes from the coding sequence ATGACCCGCGCTTTGAGGAAGGCCCGTCACGGGGCAGTCCTCACCTTCGTCCTGGCCGGCCTGATGTGCGGAACCTTCACCGTGCGCCTCCCCGCCCTGGCCGACCGGCTCCACCTGCCGGAGTCGGCCGTCGGGCTCACCCTGCTGAGCTGGGGGATCGGCGCGCTGCTCACCATGCAGCTCATGCGCGTCGTGCTGGCCAGGATCGGCAGCCGTGGCGTCCTGCGCGCGGCCGCTCCCCTGTGCGCGGCGTCACTGGTCCTCGTCGCGTTCGCGCCGTCCTTCCCCGTGCTGGCCCTGGCCGCCGCCCTGTTCGGCATGGCGTTCGGCGCGGTCGACGTCGGCATGAACGCCCAGGGCTCGGCCGTCGAGCGCGCGTACGGCCGGCCGGTCATGAGCGGCATGCACGCGGGATGGTGCGTCGGCGCGATCTCGGCGGGCCTGGTCGGCACGGCGGCCATCGCCCTGGGGCTGTCCCTCACCGCCCACATCCTGGTCGTCGCCCTGCTCTCGGTGCCGGCGGCGCTGGCGCTCAGCCGCATGCACCTGCCCGACCCGGCGCCCGAGGCGGGCGAGGCGGGCCGGTCCTCGTCCCGGCCCCGGCGCAGGCTGCCCGGAGTCGTCTACCTGCTGGGCGCGGTCACCTTCGCCGGGTTCATGGCGGAGGGCGTCGTCGCCGACTGGAACGGCCTCTACCTGATGGACACGCTGCACGCCTCCGAGGCGGTCGCCGCGCTCGGCTACCCGGTGTTCGAGGCGGGCATGCTGCTCGCGCGCCTGGCCGGCGACCGGCTGCGCGGCCGCTACGGCGCCCGCGGGCTGATCATGTTCTCCGGCGCCGCCACCGCGCTCGCGTTCCTCGCGGTCATCGCCGCGCCGGTCACCATGGCCGCCGTGGCCGGGCTGTTCTTCATCGGGCTGTCGGTGGCGACGATCTCGCCGATGGCGCTGTCTCTGGCGGGGACCGCGACCCGCGAGCCCGGCCCGGCGATCGCCCAGGCGAGCGCGATGGGCTACGCGGGCCTGCTGCTCGGGCCCGTGGTCATCGGCTTCCTGTCCAGCGCGGCCTCGCTGCGGGTCGCGATGGGCGTGGCGGTCGTCCTCGGCGTCGTCATCGCCGTGGCCGCACGGCTCCTGCCCGCGTCGCGTACGGAGATCATCCCGCTGCCGGTGCGGCCGGCGCGCGAGGAGACGGACGAGGAGGTGCGCCTCCGCGCGGCGGCCTGA
- a CDS encoding TetR/AcrR family transcriptional regulator translates to MRRDELLDAAEGLLQDQGAQALTLAAVAERAGVSKGGLLYHFASKDALVKGMIERLIADFDALIEAQSESTYTRAYVAATFEALETGRLRRWAVVTGAAGDPELLAPLRGAMNRWMRQGLEDEPDPLTSQVVRLACEGVWEVATHCAGIIDYTAIRAKLLALL, encoded by the coding sequence GTGAGGAGAGATGAACTGCTGGACGCGGCCGAGGGCCTGCTGCAGGATCAGGGCGCCCAGGCCCTGACCCTGGCGGCGGTGGCCGAGCGCGCCGGGGTCAGCAAGGGCGGTCTCCTCTATCACTTCGCGAGCAAGGACGCGCTCGTCAAAGGCATGATCGAGCGCCTGATCGCCGACTTCGACGCCCTCATCGAGGCGCAGTCGGAGAGCACCTACACCCGGGCGTACGTCGCCGCGACGTTCGAGGCCCTGGAGACCGGCCGGCTGCGACGATGGGCCGTGGTGACGGGCGCGGCCGGCGACCCCGAACTGCTCGCGCCGCTGCGCGGGGCGATGAACCGCTGGATGCGGCAGGGCCTGGAGGACGAGCCCGACCCCCTGACCTCTCAGGTCGTACGGCTGGCCTGTGAGGGCGTCTGGGAGGTCGCCACCCACTGCGCGGGGATCATCGACTACACCGCGATCCGCGCCAAGCTGCTCGCCCTGTTGTAA
- a CDS encoding cysteine desulfurase family protein, with translation MGAAYLDHASTTPMLPEAIEAMTAQLGQVGNPSSLHAAGRRARRVVEESRETIACALGARPSEVVFTAGGTEADNLAIKGLFWARKRPRILISSVEHHAALDPAHWLGDNHGARVELLEVDERGRVHPETLREAIARDPDDVALVSVMWANNEVGTVQPVRVLAGIAHEYGIPFHTDAVQAVGQLPVSFAESGVDAMTVSGHKVGGPVGVGALLLARGVDPVPVLHGGGQERDIRSGTLDAPAIAGFATAVETAVARQPATAERLSALRDDLIERVRLAVPDVVLNGDPVNRLPGNAHFSFPGCEGDALLMLLDAKGVECSTGSACSAGVAQPSHVLLAMGQDGARARGSLRFSLGHTSVKEDVDRVAGVIGHVVERARRAGLS, from the coding sequence GTGGGAGCTGCTTATCTGGACCATGCCTCGACCACGCCGATGCTGCCCGAGGCGATCGAGGCGATGACCGCCCAGCTCGGTCAGGTCGGCAATCCCTCGTCCCTGCACGCGGCGGGCCGCCGGGCCCGCCGGGTCGTCGAGGAGTCGCGCGAGACGATCGCGTGCGCGCTCGGCGCCCGGCCCAGCGAGGTCGTGTTCACGGCCGGCGGCACCGAGGCCGACAACCTCGCCATCAAGGGCCTGTTCTGGGCGAGGAAGCGGCCCAGGATCCTCATCAGCTCGGTCGAGCACCACGCCGCCCTCGATCCCGCCCACTGGCTCGGCGACAACCACGGCGCCCGGGTCGAGCTGCTGGAGGTGGACGAGCGGGGCCGGGTGCATCCGGAGACGCTGCGCGAGGCCATCGCCCGCGACCCGGACGACGTGGCCCTGGTGAGCGTCATGTGGGCCAACAACGAGGTGGGCACCGTGCAGCCGGTGCGCGTGCTGGCCGGCATCGCCCACGAATACGGCATCCCCTTCCACACCGACGCGGTGCAGGCGGTCGGCCAGCTCCCGGTGTCGTTCGCCGAGTCCGGCGTGGACGCCATGACCGTCTCCGGTCACAAGGTCGGCGGTCCCGTGGGCGTCGGGGCGCTGCTGCTGGCCCGGGGCGTCGATCCGGTGCCCGTCCTGCACGGCGGCGGGCAGGAGCGCGACATCCGCTCCGGCACCCTGGACGCGCCGGCCATCGCCGGGTTCGCCACGGCGGTCGAGACGGCCGTCGCGCGGCAGCCCGCCACGGCCGAGCGGCTGTCGGCGCTGCGCGACGACCTGATCGAGCGCGTACGGCTGGCCGTGCCCGACGTCGTGCTGAACGGCGACCCGGTGAACCGGCTGCCCGGCAACGCCCACTTCTCGTTCCCCGGCTGCGAGGGGGACGCCCTGCTCATGCTGCTCGACGCCAAGGGCGTCGAGTGCTCCACGGGCTCGGCCTGCTCGGCCGGGGTCGCCCAGCCGTCCCACGTGTTGCTCGCCATGGGCCAGGACGGCGCGCGCGCCCGCGGCTCGCTGCGTTTCTCCCTCGGTCACACCTCGGTGAAGGAGGACGTCGACCGGGTCGCGGGGGTCATCGGGCACGTGGTCGAGCGCGCCCGCCGCGCCGGCCTGTCATAA
- a CDS encoding MBL fold metallo-hydrolase, producing the protein MKLTKLGHACWRLEKDGRTLVIDPGSFSGQGLLDGADAVLITHEHFDHVDVNLFKNASPDLEVYTCQAVADQLGQVPGKVQVVTHGDAFDTAGFHVRAVGEWHAVNLPDVPPVQNVGFFVDDEVFYPGDALTPPGADVPTLLVPTNAPWLKGAEMIMYLRYVRPARAYSTHDGLVNDIGATLIDNWLGMEAGRQKADFRRIPVGESVEIS; encoded by the coding sequence ATGAAACTCACCAAACTCGGTCACGCGTGCTGGCGGCTGGAGAAGGACGGGCGGACCCTCGTCATCGACCCCGGCTCGTTCAGCGGTCAAGGGCTCCTCGACGGCGCGGACGCCGTGCTGATCACTCACGAGCACTTCGACCACGTGGACGTCAACCTGTTCAAGAACGCGAGCCCTGACCTGGAGGTGTACACCTGCCAGGCCGTCGCCGACCAGCTCGGTCAGGTCCCGGGCAAGGTCCAGGTGGTCACCCATGGGGACGCCTTCGACACGGCGGGATTCCATGTGCGGGCGGTCGGCGAGTGGCACGCGGTCAACCTGCCCGACGTCCCGCCCGTGCAGAACGTCGGTTTCTTCGTGGACGACGAGGTGTTCTATCCCGGTGACGCGCTCACGCCTCCGGGCGCGGACGTGCCCACGCTGCTCGTGCCGACCAACGCGCCGTGGCTGAAGGGCGCGGAGATGATCATGTATCTGCGCTACGTCCGGCCCGCGCGGGCGTACTCGACCCACGACGGGCTCGTCAACGACATCGGCGCGACGCTGATCGACAACTGGCTCGGCATGGAGGCCGGCCGGCAGAAGGCCGACTTCCGCCGGATCCCCGTCGGGGAGTCCGTCGAGATCTCCTGA
- a CDS encoding DUF695 domain-containing protein produces the protein MRLFGRKSESADPAEAIAAFWTWWDEARPQIDAHVEAEDPEALFEMIGPAVTALHPSLVWEIAPGRMAVNALVVSASNDPELRPFAHRWALAAPPADAMWEFYPSRQANPQAADLTVDVGGREFGLDRLVVALRVPPGSPRVDVTAFHPIFPDVDDDTRTEAAFLALDWLLGEDEVARWVGEIVAAEFEPIDALPAIHLPSVVAEVAEEFKEEQWALLEGRTATGGRLTATARYPLRPVDFPLFDQHITVTLPYREADGDGLPAGASLDALGEFEERLNERLAALGSAVLVAHLSADRSRVMHLYADPAAAVPSVVEEVAAGWKEGRAHVDVAEDPSWSAVAHFLT, from the coding sequence ATGCGACTGTTCGGGCGCAAGAGCGAGTCCGCCGACCCCGCCGAGGCCATCGCGGCCTTCTGGACCTGGTGGGACGAGGCACGTCCCCAGATCGACGCGCACGTCGAGGCGGAGGACCCCGAGGCCCTGTTCGAGATGATCGGCCCCGCCGTCACCGCCCTTCACCCCTCCCTCGTCTGGGAGATCGCTCCCGGCCGCATGGCCGTGAACGCCCTGGTCGTCAGCGCGTCGAACGACCCGGAGCTGCGGCCGTTCGCCCACCGGTGGGCCCTGGCCGCGCCGCCCGCGGACGCGATGTGGGAGTTCTATCCGTCGCGGCAGGCGAACCCGCAGGCCGCCGATCTGACGGTCGACGTCGGCGGGCGGGAGTTCGGGCTCGACCGGCTGGTGGTGGCCTTGCGCGTGCCGCCGGGCTCGCCGCGCGTGGACGTCACCGCGTTCCACCCGATCTTCCCCGACGTGGACGACGACACCCGGACGGAGGCGGCCTTCCTCGCGCTCGACTGGCTGCTGGGCGAGGACGAGGTGGCCCGCTGGGTCGGCGAGATCGTGGCCGCCGAGTTCGAGCCGATCGACGCGCTCCCCGCGATCCACCTGCCCTCGGTCGTCGCCGAGGTGGCGGAGGAGTTCAAGGAGGAGCAGTGGGCGCTCCTCGAAGGCCGCACCGCCACCGGCGGACGGCTGACCGCGACCGCCCGCTATCCCCTCAGGCCGGTCGACTTCCCGCTGTTCGACCAGCACATCACCGTCACCCTGCCCTACCGGGAGGCCGACGGCGACGGGCTGCCGGCAGGGGCCTCCCTGGACGCGCTGGGCGAGTTCGAGGAGCGGCTGAACGAACGGCTGGCCGCGCTCGGCTCGGCCGTCCTGGTGGCCCACCTGAGCGCCGACCGCAGCCGGGTGATGCACCTCTACGCCGACCCCGCGGCGGCCGTGCCGTCCGTCGTCGAGGAGGTCGCCGCCGGGTGGAAGGAGGGGCGCGCCCACGTCGACGTGGCCGAGGACCCCTCCTGGAGCGCGGTGGCCCACTTCCTGACCTGA